A section of the Leptotrichia sp. HSP-342 genome encodes:
- the secE gene encoding preprotein translocase subunit SecE translates to MSKFNLKEVLGNLREEYKKIYWPDKIEVYHVTIIVILMTAFIAIYTLLFDTAFNFVLAKISDILKNLIGGA, encoded by the coding sequence ATGAGTAAATTTAATTTAAAAGAAGTTTTGGGAAATTTACGTGAAGAATATAAAAAGATATATTGGCCTGATAAAATAGAAGTTTATCATGTAACTATAATTGTGATTCTTATGACAGCATTTATAGCGATATATACACTACTTTTTGATACGGCGTTTAATTTTGTGCTGGCAAAGATAAGTGATATTTTGAAAAATCTTATAGGAGGCGCGTAA
- the rplK gene encoding 50S ribosomal protein L11 translates to MAKEVIGKIKLQLEAGKANPAPPVGPALGQHGVNIAEFCKAFNAQTQDKMGFVIPVEITVYADRSFTFVLKTPPASDLLKKAAKVQKGAGNSLKEVAGTITKAQLQEIAETKMPDLNAGSVEAAMNIIAGTARSMGIKISE, encoded by the coding sequence ATGGCTAAAGAAGTAATCGGAAAGATTAAATTACAATTAGAAGCAGGGAAAGCAAATCCTGCACCACCAGTAGGACCTGCATTAGGACAACATGGGGTAAATATTGCAGAATTTTGTAAAGCATTTAATGCTCAAACACAAGATAAAATGGGATTTGTAATTCCAGTAGAAATAACTGTTTATGCAGATAGAAGTTTTACTTTTGTTTTAAAAACTCCACCTGCATCAGATTTATTAAAAAAAGCAGCTAAAGTTCAAAAAGGTGCTGGAAACTCTTTAAAAGAAGTTGCTGGAACTATAACAAAAGCTCAATTACAAGAAATTGCAGAAACTAAAATGCCAGACTTAAATGCTGGATCAGTTGAAGCAGCTATGAATATTATTGCAGGAACTGCGAGAAGTATGGGTATCAAAATTTCTGAATAA
- the rpmG gene encoding 50S ribosomal protein L33, producing MRVQVILECTETKLRHYVTTKNKKTHPERLELRKYNPVLKRHSLYREVK from the coding sequence ATGAGAGTACAAGTTATTTTAGAATGCACTGAAACTAAGTTGAGACACTATGTTACAACTAAAAATAAAAAAACTCATCCTGAAAGATTAGAGTTAAGAAAATATAATCCAGTGCTTAAAAGACATTCTCTTTATAGAGAAGTTAAATAA
- the rplA gene encoding 50S ribosomal protein L1 has product MAKRGKRYNNISQKVDKMKVYTPEEALELVFETKSAKFVETVELAIRLGVDPRHADQQVRGTVSLPNGTGKTVRILAITSGENIDKALAAGADFAGDDEYINKIQGGWLDFDLVIATPDMMPKLGRLGRILGTKGLMPNPKSGTVTTNVEQTVQEFKKGKVAFKVDKLGSIHLPIGKVDFTKEAIVENFKVALDQIIKLKPAASKGQYLRTVAISLTMGPGIKIDPLLAGAFVAE; this is encoded by the coding sequence ATGGCAAAAAGAGGAAAAAGATATAATAACATTTCTCAAAAAGTAGATAAAATGAAAGTTTACACACCAGAAGAAGCATTGGAATTAGTTTTTGAAACTAAAAGTGCTAAATTTGTGGAAACAGTAGAATTAGCAATAAGATTAGGAGTAGATCCAAGACACGCTGATCAGCAAGTAAGAGGTACAGTTTCATTGCCCAATGGTACAGGTAAAACTGTAAGAATTCTAGCTATTACAAGTGGAGAAAATATTGATAAAGCATTAGCTGCAGGAGCAGATTTTGCTGGAGATGATGAATATATTAATAAAATTCAAGGTGGATGGCTAGATTTTGACTTAGTAATTGCTACGCCTGATATGATGCCTAAATTAGGTAGATTAGGAAGAATCTTAGGAACTAAAGGATTAATGCCTAATCCTAAATCAGGAACAGTTACAACAAATGTTGAACAAACAGTTCAAGAATTTAAAAAAGGAAAAGTTGCGTTTAAAGTTGATAAATTAGGATCAATTCACTTACCAATTGGGAAAGTTGACTTTACAAAAGAAGCTATCGTAGAAAACTTCAAAGTTGCTTTAGATCAAATTATTAAATTAAAACCAGCTGCTTCAAAAGGACAATATTTAAGAACAGTTGCAATCTCATTAACTATGGGACCTGGAATTAAAATTGATCCATTATTGGCTGGAGCATTTGTAGCTGAATAG
- the nusG gene encoding transcription termination/antitermination protein NusG yields MTETKEKNEDEIVYEKKWYIIHTYSGYEKKVATDLEKRIESLDLTDRVFRILVPEEEVLEEKRGKQVKVSRKLFPSYVMIEMLSVREENELGLGYRVDSDAWYVIRNTNGVTGFVGVGSDPIPLSDEEASDLLAKVGIDVEGEERIPRFDINFEVGEVVNVKSGSFDGQQGEISEIDYEHGKVKVMLEVLGRLTPVEVEHTEIEKIDY; encoded by the coding sequence GTGACTGAAACAAAGGAAAAAAATGAAGATGAAATTGTATACGAAAAAAAATGGTATATAATTCATACGTATTCTGGCTATGAAAAAAAAGTGGCGACAGATCTTGAAAAAAGAATAGAGTCGCTTGACTTGACAGATAGAGTTTTTAGAATTTTAGTTCCTGAAGAAGAGGTGCTAGAAGAAAAGCGTGGTAAACAAGTAAAAGTTTCAAGAAAACTTTTCCCAAGTTACGTAATGATAGAAATGCTTTCTGTTAGAGAAGAAAATGAGCTAGGATTAGGATATCGTGTTGACAGTGATGCTTGGTATGTTATAAGAAATACTAATGGAGTTACTGGATTTGTAGGAGTTGGAAGTGATCCGATACCGTTGTCTGATGAAGAAGCTTCAGATTTGCTTGCTAAAGTTGGTATTGATGTCGAAGGTGAAGAAAGAATACCAAGATTTGACATTAATTTTGAAGTTGGTGAAGTTGTTAACGTTAAAAGCGGTTCTTTTGATGGACAACAAGGAGAAATTTCTGAAATTGACTACGAACATGGTAAAGTAAAGGTTATGCTTGAAGTTTTAGGACGTTTAACTCCAGTAGAAGTAGAGCATACTGAAATAGAAAAAATAGACTATTAA